GCGCGTTAGCGGCGCACCGACTGCGGTTGACCGTTAAGCGGATGATCTGGCCTCAATCTTCCAAGACAGGTGCCAGATAGATGTTCTTGTATTTTACCGCGGTGTGGTCGCCTTGCAGGTAGATTGGGCCGGGGGCGGAGGGATCCGTGTATATGGCACCGCCTGTCGGTCCAATCACTGGTTGATTATCGATCACTTTCACACCGTTGAGCACTACAGTGACATGGCGGTCTACTAGTGTGAGATCATAGGTCTGCCATTCTCCGGGGCGCTTTCCGGCATTCACCGACGGCGCGATACGGCTAAAGATCGCACCGACGCCTTGGAGGCCTTGCATTCGACTATCGCGGTCAACTACTTGCGCTTCATACATGCCTCGCAGATACACCCCGCTATTGCGATTTGCCTCGATCAGGAACTCAATGTGAAGCCAGAAATCTTCGAATTCGGCCTCGCTGCGAATGTTCGAGTAGGCTCCAGTTGCACTGAAGTCGGTCTTTGGTGTATTGTTGACCAGCATGCCGTCCTCAACACTCCAGCCGTTTTTCTTATCGGTCTCGTGCAGGCGCCATCCCGTGAGATCTTTTCCGTTGAAAATCGCTTTCGGCTGACCAAAGCGAACTGTGCTTAGATCAGGAGCCGATTCCGGCATGGGCGTCACCCATTTGCCAGTGAAATGCTTTTGGGTGACAGGTCCGCCATTATTGGGCGTGGCGACAATCACACCGTCGAGCTTGCCGTTTATGAGGCCGACATCGACGGTTCTAGCGACCACGATTTTACTCCTCTTAGTTTTACTTTTGTTCAGTGTAAACGTGAGTCGTCCGTCCTGGATCTGGGCATCATCATAGGGACCTTCAGGGCCGACGTAGAGTCGCATAGTCACCACGGGTTCCCCGTCTTGTTCCTCTACGTGCATCCAAGCAGGCTCGCCCGAGTCGACATCCAAGCTCCAAAACCCTAGCAGATCTTCCGGCACCGCTGAAGTGTTCGCTAGAGAGCTTGAGGTGAAGCTCATGACGGTCAGTGCCACCAGTATTTGCAACGGTTTGATCCGATTTTTCATGTTATTTCAAATTGTGCTGATATTGTAAAAGAGCCAGAACACTCAGCGCCCAAACAGTTCCAATGCGTAGGTAGCATTGGCTTTACTAGCTTCGAGACGATCCATGCCCTTCGGTGTCGCGCCTTCGAGGATCAACCATCCCTGATAGTCCATCGTCTTCAAAATACCTTTGATTCGTGGGAAGTCGATGGAGCCATTACCAAGTAATGCCTTCATTTCCTTGAGGTGAATCTGGCAGATGTTATCGGTGCCAAGACTTTCTAATTCCGCATAGATATCGTAGCCCATGCTGGCTGAGTTCGCTACGTCGTAGAACACCTTCAACGCAGGGGAATCGACGCTTTCCAATATATATCGGTGGTCCGCCTCACAGAGTCGCGTTTCAAGGCCGAGCGTTAAGCCGTGTGACTCTGCCATGGGCGCGAGTCGCTTCAGCTTGGTGATGACGCTTTCGATGAGAGCGGGTTGGCCGTTGATGTCTCCTTTGTTGAAAAACGCCAGCAATACGATCTGTGGCGAAACTCGAGCAGCGAAGTCGGGATCGTTGAATTCGGCTGACTCAGTCTGGAGCAGCGCCATTGCAGCGATGCAGTCGACGACGAGCTGTTCGCCTTCGTCCGTTGATGCCAGAGGGATTTTGTTCAGTCGTCCGATTCCCAATGAGGAACAGGCGACACCAGTTCGCCTGATGGTCTGACGAAATAGATCGCGATTGGCACGGGTGCGCAGATCCAGTCCCTCGCCAGCGGCACCAAAGGTAAACTGAACCCCTTGTAGGCCGACTCGCTCGGCAAAATAAAATGCTTCAACGTCGGCATCCATCCGCAGCGTCCAATCACACGTGCCGACCTTGAACTCCGACTTCGCTAACGCATGTGATTGCCCCAGCAATGTCGACGCGATGAGTAAATGACCGATCGATGACGCGTGCCGCCAATTGGCTAACACTGTTTTGAAGAAATTCATGAGAGAGCTTAAGGTTGTAGCTGTTGATTGAACCAATCGAGAAATAAAATTTCGTCGTCGGCACGATTCGGCCAGCCGTGTTTGCCTCCCGATTTCACAATGAGCTGAACTGGAACGCCGTGTGACTCCGCAACTTCCTTAAATCGCTCGGATTGATACAGCGGAACGATTGGATCCGCATCACCGTGCACGATCAAAGTGGGAGCGGTGTGTTCATTAATGTGGTAGATGGATGACATCGCGCGACCTAGCGCTTGCCGTCCCTCTGCCGTAGCCGACTCGGGGCCAAAGGCTGGTTGCCAGCGTGACTGTGGACCCACGCCGACAGCATCGTCACCGGCCTCGCGCCAATTCAGATAGTCGACGGGTGGATAAAATACCGCAGCTGCCTGCACCGCGCTGCTGGCCCGTTCAACTGCGTCCTTCGCCGTGGGATTGCCGGGGGCGCCGGTAGTTGCGAGGATCAGACTCAAATGGCCGCCTGCACTCGAACCGGTGACTCCGATTCGATTTGGATCTATATTCCACCGATCTGCGTTGGTTCGGATGAAGCGCACCGCTCGGTGCATAAATCCCATAATTTCGCGGACTTGGTAGCGCGGTTGTGAACCGTGGAAAATCGCAAAGACCGTGTATCCAGCGTCTGTATACAGTTTGCCGAAGTCTTCCTTCACTCTGCCGTGGTGGGACTTCCAACCACCACTGACGATGCTCACGATGCCTAGACCGTTTGGGTTATCCGGCATTAACACGTCCATTGTCATTGCTGTGCCTTCGAAGTGTTGGTAAACGACATCACGTTCGCGGGTCACTTCGGCGGAGGCCGTCGCAGTGAAAATTAGACAGAGCCCGAGGGTAAAGAGGAGCTTCTTCATGTTGAGGAACGAGGATGGATGAATTTGCGATGCCAAGCAAATGGACGCGGGGGAACTCAGGTGGAATATGAAAAAAGGGAACGGCTGCTTTCGCAATCGTTCCCAGTCAGTGTGAGCTCAGTTTCAGGCGGTGCCATTTGAGACGCGGCTGTGCTGCCCGCTTTAACCGATCCTTTTGACTACTGAGAGGAGCAGAGCTTAAACTGAATGTTTACGCCACCGCTTTTCTTGTTATAGCCTCCGACTGCCAGTGTGAAGGTGTCGCCCTCATCCATTCTTCCGAGATTTATGTTGAAGCTGCTCGGCTTGCCAGTGGTGACGTCGGTGCCTAGCAACTCGTCTTTAACGTAGATGTGTAATGCATTGCTGCTGTTTTCGTTTTTTCCATAGATCTGACTGTCTTGAATCGAGATGATCCCAGCTTCTCCTGGTTGTATGGTGTAGGAGACGATGACGAAGTGAGTTAGACCGTCCGTTGATACTTCGCTGCTGTCGCCAGATGTGATCTGACCTTTACGTGCCATGAGCCATCTTGCATTGACTGGCCCAGAGACCGCTCCTGGTTTCTTGTC
The window above is part of the Lentimonas sp. CC4 genome. Proteins encoded here:
- a CDS encoding alpha/beta hydrolase codes for the protein MKKLLFTLGLCLIFTATASAEVTRERDVVYQHFEGTAMTMDVLMPDNPNGLGIVSIVSGGWKSHHGRVKEDFGKLYTDAGYTVFAIFHGSQPRYQVREIMGFMHRAVRFIRTNADRWNIDPNRIGVTGSSAGGHLSLILATTGAPGNPTAKDAVERASSAVQAAAVFYPPVDYLNWREAGDDAVGVGPQSRWQPAFGPESATAEGRQALGRAMSSIYHINEHTAPTLIVHGDADPIVPLYQSERFKEVAESHGVPVQLIVKSGGKHGWPNRADDEILFLDWFNQQLQP
- a CDS encoding DUF1080 domain-containing protein, which gives rise to MKNRIKPLQILVALTVMSFTSSSLANTSAVPEDLLGFWSLDVDSGEPAWMHVEEQDGEPVVTMRLYVGPEGPYDDAQIQDGRLTFTLNKSKTKRSKIVVARTVDVGLINGKLDGVIVATPNNGGPVTQKHFTGKWVTPMPESAPDLSTVRFGQPKAIFNGKDLTGWRLHETDKKNGWSVEDGMLVNNTPKTDFSATGAYSNIRSEAEFEDFWLHIEFLIEANRNSGVYLRGMYEAQVVDRDSRMQGLQGVGAIFSRIAPSVNAGKRPGEWQTYDLTLVDRHVTVVLNGVKVIDNQPVIGPTGGAIYTDPSAPGPIYLQGDHTAVKYKNIYLAPVLED
- a CDS encoding sugar phosphate isomerase/epimerase family protein; protein product: MNFFKTVLANWRHASSIGHLLIASTLLGQSHALAKSEFKVGTCDWTLRMDADVEAFYFAERVGLQGVQFTFGAAGEGLDLRTRANRDLFRQTIRRTGVACSSLGIGRLNKIPLASTDEGEQLVVDCIAAMALLQTESAEFNDPDFAARVSPQIVLLAFFNKGDINGQPALIESVITKLKRLAPMAESHGLTLGLETRLCEADHRYILESVDSPALKVFYDVANSASMGYDIYAELESLGTDNICQIHLKEMKALLGNGSIDFPRIKGILKTMDYQGWLILEGATPKGMDRLEASKANATYALELFGR